In Devosia sp. XK-2, one DNA window encodes the following:
- a CDS encoding SDR family NAD(P)-dependent oxidoreductase has protein sequence MVDGMWMTRLDGKRFGPWAVVTGASSGIGQEFARQIAASGINLVLVSRRAEALEETGQALQVQYDIAYRVIAVDLSEPGADEAVAAGTADLDVGLLISAAGTGQPGAFLAFEAEQLLAQTQLMGVSHMLLTHHFSRRFAAQKRGATLLVSALGADSGIPYHANPAAAKGLVNALGRSLHAELKELGVGITTLIVTPTETPLIKKMGLDASPMPIKPMPVAQCVAEALDGVKRGKMIVVPGRLYRIMNALMPHSLVRAMTANMMRQSTTFVG, from the coding sequence GTGGTTGATGGAATGTGGATGACGAGGCTCGATGGCAAGCGGTTCGGGCCCTGGGCGGTGGTGACGGGAGCGAGTTCCGGGATCGGGCAGGAATTTGCCCGGCAGATTGCGGCATCGGGGATCAATCTGGTGCTGGTGTCGCGGCGTGCCGAGGCGCTGGAGGAGACGGGGCAGGCGCTGCAGGTCCAGTATGACATTGCCTATCGGGTGATCGCGGTTGATCTCAGCGAACCGGGCGCGGACGAAGCCGTAGCGGCGGGGACTGCGGACCTGGATGTTGGATTGCTGATCTCTGCCGCGGGAACCGGGCAGCCGGGCGCCTTTCTGGCCTTCGAAGCGGAGCAGCTATTGGCCCAGACGCAATTGATGGGCGTGTCGCATATGCTGCTGACGCATCATTTCAGCCGGCGCTTTGCCGCGCAAAAGCGCGGCGCGACGCTGCTTGTATCGGCGCTGGGCGCCGATAGCGGTATTCCATACCATGCCAATCCGGCCGCGGCGAAAGGGCTGGTCAATGCACTCGGGCGGAGCCTGCATGCCGAGCTGAAAGAGCTTGGCGTCGGGATTACGACCCTGATCGTGACACCGACGGAAACGCCGCTGATCAAGAAAATGGGGCTCGATGCTTCCCCCATGCCGATAAAACCCATGCCGGTGGCGCAATGTGTGGCCGAAGCGCTGGATGGGGTGAAGCGCGGGAAGATGATCGTGGTGCCCGGACGGCTCTATCGGATCATGAACGCATTGATGCCGCATAGCTTGGTGCGGGCGATGACCGCGAATATGATGCGGCAAAGCACGACCTTCGTAGGTTAG
- the ltaE gene encoding low-specificity L-threonine aldolase, giving the protein MNTIRHDFRSDTVTRPGAGMRAAMAEAEVGDDVFGDDPTVNRLEQRMAGMLGKDAALFVPSGTMSNLLALMSHCGRGDEYIAGQKAHLYVNEAGGAAVLGSIQPQPIAHQADGTLALDDIEAAIKPDDSHYARTRVIALENTFGGRALPMDYMLGVADIVRRHGLGLHLDGARAFNACAALGMDIGDFVAPFDTVSICLSKGLGAPVGSVLIGRRDLIGMARRNRKMLGGGLRQSGILAAAGLYALENNVGRLADDHRRAKMLAEGLARHDALRVATPDTNIVWVDMDAELGQRFTAFLSENGVGITGHYGQQRWVTHLDVGEDDVAAALDLVDRFFGQH; this is encoded by the coding sequence ATGAACACCATCCGCCACGATTTTCGCTCGGATACGGTTACCCGGCCCGGTGCAGGCATGCGGGCCGCAATGGCGGAAGCAGAGGTGGGCGATGACGTTTTTGGCGACGATCCGACGGTCAACCGGCTCGAGCAGCGGATGGCGGGCATGCTGGGCAAGGATGCGGCGCTGTTCGTGCCATCCGGGACCATGTCGAACCTGCTTGCCTTGATGAGCCATTGCGGGCGGGGCGACGAATATATCGCCGGGCAGAAGGCGCACCTTTATGTCAACGAGGCTGGTGGGGCGGCGGTGCTGGGATCGATCCAGCCGCAGCCGATTGCGCATCAGGCCGATGGCACGCTGGCGCTGGATGACATCGAGGCGGCGATCAAACCCGACGACAGCCACTATGCACGCACGCGCGTTATCGCGCTGGAGAACACCTTTGGTGGCCGGGCCCTGCCGATGGACTATATGCTTGGTGTGGCCGATATCGTGCGGCGCCATGGACTGGGGCTGCATCTGGACGGGGCGCGGGCCTTCAATGCCTGTGCGGCGCTGGGGATGGATATTGGCGACTTCGTCGCGCCGTTCGACACGGTGTCGATCTGTCTTTCCAAGGGCTTGGGTGCGCCGGTCGGTTCGGTGCTAATCGGGCGGCGGGACCTGATCGGCATGGCGCGTCGCAACCGCAAAATGCTGGGCGGCGGATTGCGGCAATCCGGCATTCTTGCCGCGGCCGGGCTTTACGCACTCGAGAACAATGTGGGCCGGCTGGCCGATGACCACCGGCGAGCCAAAATGCTGGCCGAGGGGCTGGCGCGGCATGACGCGCTGCGCGTGGCCACGCCGGATACCAATATTGTCTGGGTAGATATGGATGCCGAGTTGGGGCAGCGGTTCACGGCCTTTCTAAGCGAGAATGGCGTGGGCATTACCGGCCATTATGGCCAGCAGCGCTGGGTGACGCATCTGGATGTGGGCGAGGACGATGTCGCCGCCGCGCTGGATCTCGTGGATCGGTTTTTCGGCCAACATTGA
- a CDS encoding cold-shock protein — protein MATGTVKWFNGQKGYGFIQPDEGGADVFVHISAVQRSGLNGLDEGQKVTYEIVKDKRTGKSAADNLTAS, from the coding sequence ATGGCAACTGGTACCGTTAAGTGGTTCAACGGCCAAAAAGGCTACGGCTTCATTCAGCCGGATGAGGGTGGGGCGGACGTTTTTGTTCATATTTCCGCCGTCCAGCGCTCGGGCCTGAATGGCCTGGATGAAGGCCAGAAGGTCACCTACGAAATCGTCAAGGACAAGCGGACCGGCAAATCCGCCGCCGACAACCTGACGGCTTCCTGA
- the catB gene encoding type B chloramphenicol O-acetyltransferase has product MSNFFESPFLGIPLDRQVTNPNILVGRYSYYSGYYHGHSFDDCARYLMTTPGVDRLIVGAFCSIGSGAAFIMAGNQGHRNDWVSTFPFAFVPDALEFAEANNAFQPAGDTVIGNDVWIGSEAVIMPGVTIGHGAVIGTRALVTKDVEPYTIVGGNPAKPIRKRFSDAEIEMLLEMAWWDWPVERLAAAMPLLTSADIAGLYAFWR; this is encoded by the coding sequence ATGTCCAATTTCTTCGAAAGCCCGTTTCTCGGCATCCCGCTCGACCGCCAGGTCACCAATCCCAATATCCTGGTTGGCCGCTATTCCTATTATTCCGGCTACTACCATGGCCATAGCTTCGACGATTGCGCCCGCTATCTGATGACGACGCCCGGCGTCGACCGGCTCATCGTCGGCGCCTTCTGCTCCATCGGCTCGGGCGCCGCCTTCATCATGGCGGGCAATCAGGGCCACCGGAACGACTGGGTCTCCACTTTCCCCTTCGCCTTCGTCCCGGACGCGCTCGAATTTGCTGAAGCCAACAATGCCTTCCAGCCCGCCGGCGATACCGTCATCGGCAACGACGTCTGGATCGGTTCGGAAGCCGTGATCATGCCCGGCGTCACCATCGGTCACGGCGCCGTCATCGGCACCCGCGCCTTGGTCACCAAAGACGTGGAGCCCTACACCATTGTCGGCGGCAATCCGGCCAAACCCATCCGCAAACGCTTCAGCGATGCGGAAATCGAGATGCTGCTGGAAATGGCCTGGTGGGACTGGCCTGTGGAGCGTCTTGCCGCCGCCATGCCGCTGCTGACCTCCGCCGACATTGCCGGCCTCTACGCTTTCTGGCGCTGA
- a CDS encoding TetR/AcrR family transcriptional regulator, whose protein sequence is MAEQSKPAPRGKRERLTQAAVDLAHRQGYRNTTLAHLAEAADVPLGNIYYYFKSKDDIGRAILDQRMGEIAQMQAALAELPTPLERLLGFVEATINNAPLVAERGCPLGSLSAEMAREDGDWTGPAKGLLGGPMAWMEKQFGQMGREEDAADLALQLQSSLQGASILAHSLGDPALLVREGRRLQKWLGALAADSPG, encoded by the coding sequence TTGGCTGAACAGAGCAAACCGGCCCCTCGCGGTAAGCGCGAGCGGCTGACCCAGGCGGCGGTGGACCTGGCGCATCGTCAGGGCTATCGCAATACGACGCTGGCGCACCTGGCGGAGGCCGCCGACGTGCCGCTGGGCAATATCTATTATTATTTCAAGAGCAAGGACGATATCGGCCGGGCCATCCTGGACCAGCGTATGGGGGAAATTGCCCAGATGCAGGCGGCGCTGGCAGAACTGCCCACGCCGCTGGAGCGGCTTCTGGGCTTTGTAGAGGCGACGATCAATAATGCGCCGCTGGTAGCCGAACGGGGCTGTCCGCTTGGATCGTTGAGCGCGGAAATGGCGCGCGAGGACGGGGACTGGACGGGGCCAGCGAAGGGGCTTCTGGGTGGGCCCATGGCCTGGATGGAAAAGCAGTTTGGCCAGATGGGGCGGGAGGAAGATGCGGCGGATCTGGCGCTGCAATTGCAATCCTCGCTGCAGGGCGCTTCCATCCTGGCGCATAGCCTGGGCGATCCGGCGCTTCTGGTGCGCGAGGGGCGGCGGCTGCAGAAGTGGCTGGGGGCGCTGGCGGCCGATAGCCCCGGCTAG
- the carB gene encoding carbamoyl-phosphate synthase large subunit: MPKRTDIKSILIIGAGPIIIGQACEFDYSGTQACKALKEEGYRIILVNSNPATIMTDPDLADATYMEPITPEVVAKIIEKERPDALLPTMGGQTALNCALSLRKMGVLDKFNVEMIGATAEAIDKAEDRELFRDAMKKIGLETPRSMLAHNSIEALQALEVIGLPAIIRPSFTLGGTGGGIAYNREEYLAICESGIDASPTNEVLVEESVLGWKEYEMEVVRDKKDNCIIICSIENIDPMGVHTGDSITVAPALTLTDKEYQIMRDASLAVLREIGVETGGSNVQFGINPKDGRMVVIEMNPRVSRSSALASKATGFPIAKVAARLAVGYTLDELENDITGGATPASFEPTIDYVVTKIPRFAFEKFPGSDNRLTTSMKSVGEAMAIGRTFQESLQKALRSLETGLTGLNEVGIPGLGEGEDKNAIKAALGTGTPQRLLHVAEAMRLGVSNEDIYDACKIDPWFLEQMRGIVDMEAKVKEFGLPQDAASLRMLKSMGFSDARLAQLANLKVSDVRKLRHSLEVRPAYKRIDTSAAEFASPTAYMYSTYETPFAGKVEDEARPSDRKKVVILGGGPNRIGQGIEFDYCCCHAAFALADAGYETIMVNCNPETVSTDYDTSDRLYFEPLTEEDVIEILLTEKQNGTLHGVIVQFGGQTPLNLAEAVAKAGVPILGTQPEAIDLAEDRDLFMKLLNKLELTQPKNGIAYSLEQARLVAERLGYPLVIRPSYVLGGRAMAIVHSANEFERYVQDTLTGLVPPDILQRYPNDKTGQINSVLSDNPLLFDAYLSGATEIDVDCLCDGKDVFVAGIMEHIEEAGIHSGDSACSLPPRTLPPDVIDELKRQTRELAFALKVGGLMNVQFAYKDGTIYLIEVNPRASRTVPFVAKVIGEPIAKIASRIMAGESLASFNLVEKKLKHIAVKEAVFPFNRFPGVDTVLGPEMKSTGEVIGLDTDFAVAFAKSQMGAGQKVPTSGKAFISVRDSDKPDIVDMARHLVEAGFEILATGGTQRYLVDNNVPATKINKVLEGRPHIVDSMKNGGVQLVINTTDGLKSISDSRDIRRTALLAKIPYYTTIDGALAAVEGIVALKQGGLQVRALQDYFAA, translated from the coding sequence ATGCCAAAGCGTACCGACATCAAATCGATCCTCATCATCGGTGCGGGGCCGATCATCATCGGCCAGGCTTGCGAATTCGACTATTCAGGCACCCAGGCCTGCAAGGCGCTCAAGGAAGAGGGCTACCGGATCATTCTGGTGAACTCGAACCCGGCCACCATCATGACCGATCCGGACCTGGCCGACGCCACCTATATGGAGCCGATCACCCCCGAAGTGGTCGCCAAGATCATCGAGAAAGAGCGGCCCGATGCGCTGCTCCCCACCATGGGTGGCCAGACGGCTCTGAACTGCGCCCTCTCGCTGCGCAAAATGGGTGTCCTAGACAAATTCAACGTCGAGATGATCGGCGCCACCGCCGAGGCCATCGACAAGGCCGAGGATCGCGAGCTGTTCCGCGATGCCATGAAGAAGATCGGGCTCGAAACCCCGCGCTCCATGCTCGCCCACAATTCGATTGAAGCCCTGCAGGCGCTTGAGGTCATCGGCCTGCCGGCCATCATCCGCCCCAGCTTTACGCTCGGCGGCACCGGCGGCGGCATTGCATACAATCGCGAGGAATATCTCGCCATCTGCGAAAGCGGCATCGACGCTTCGCCCACCAATGAAGTTCTGGTCGAGGAAAGCGTCCTTGGCTGGAAGGAATATGAAATGGAAGTTGTCCGCGACAAGAAGGACAACTGCATCATCATCTGTTCCATCGAGAACATCGACCCGATGGGCGTTCATACCGGCGACTCGATCACCGTCGCCCCGGCCCTGACGCTGACCGACAAGGAATACCAGATCATGCGCGACGCCTCTTTGGCGGTGCTGCGCGAGATCGGGGTGGAAACCGGCGGCTCCAACGTCCAGTTCGGTATCAACCCCAAGGACGGCCGCATGGTCGTCATCGAGATGAACCCGCGCGTCTCGCGTTCCTCCGCGCTCGCCTCGAAAGCCACCGGCTTCCCCATCGCCAAGGTCGCCGCGCGCCTCGCCGTCGGCTACACCCTCGATGAACTCGAAAACGACATTACCGGCGGCGCCACCCCGGCCTCTTTCGAGCCGACCATCGATTATGTCGTCACCAAGATTCCGCGCTTTGCCTTCGAAAAATTCCCCGGCTCCGACAACCGTCTGACGACGTCGATGAAGTCGGTCGGCGAAGCCATGGCCATTGGCCGCACCTTCCAGGAATCGCTGCAAAAGGCCCTGCGCTCGCTCGAAACCGGCCTCACCGGACTCAACGAGGTCGGCATTCCCGGTCTTGGCGAAGGCGAGGACAAGAACGCCATCAAGGCGGCCCTCGGCACCGGCACGCCGCAGCGCCTGCTCCATGTCGCCGAAGCCATGCGTCTGGGCGTCTCCAACGAAGACATTTATGACGCCTGCAAGATCGACCCCTGGTTCCTCGAACAGATGCGCGGCATTGTCGACATGGAAGCCAAGGTCAAGGAGTTTGGCCTGCCCCAGGATGCGGCCAGCCTGCGCATGCTCAAATCCATGGGCTTTTCCGACGCGCGCCTGGCCCAGCTCGCCAATCTCAAGGTCTCGGATGTGCGCAAGCTCCGCCACAGCCTTGAGGTTAGGCCCGCATACAAGCGCATCGACACCTCCGCAGCCGAATTCGCCTCACCCACCGCCTATATGTACTCGACCTATGAAACCCCGTTCGCGGGCAAAGTCGAGGACGAGGCCCGCCCCTCCGACCGCAAGAAGGTCGTCATTCTCGGCGGTGGCCCCAACCGTATCGGCCAGGGCATCGAATTCGACTATTGCTGCTGCCACGCCGCCTTCGCGCTGGCTGACGCCGGCTACGAAACCATCATGGTCAACTGCAATCCCGAGACTGTCTCGACCGACTATGACACGTCGGACCGCCTCTATTTCGAGCCACTGACCGAAGAAGATGTCATCGAAATCCTGCTCACCGAAAAGCAGAACGGCACGCTCCATGGCGTCATCGTTCAGTTCGGCGGCCAGACCCCGCTGAACCTGGCCGAAGCCGTAGCCAAGGCCGGCGTTCCAATCCTGGGCACCCAGCCCGAGGCCATCGATCTGGCTGAAGACCGCGACCTGTTCATGAAGCTCCTCAATAAGCTCGAACTGACCCAGCCCAAAAATGGCATTGCCTATTCGCTGGAACAGGCCCGTCTTGTTGCCGAGCGTCTGGGCTACCCGCTGGTCATCCGCCCCTCCTACGTGCTGGGTGGCCGCGCCATGGCCATTGTCCATTCGGCAAACGAGTTCGAGCGCTATGTGCAGGACACGCTGACCGGCCTCGTCCCGCCCGACATTCTCCAGCGCTATCCCAACGACAAGACCGGCCAGATCAATTCGGTCCTCTCCGACAACCCGCTGCTGTTCGACGCCTATTTGTCGGGCGCCACCGAAATCGACGTCGATTGCCTGTGCGACGGCAAGGATGTCTTCGTCGCCGGCATCATGGAACATATTGAAGAGGCCGGCATTCACTCCGGCGACTCGGCCTGTTCCCTGCCGCCGCGCACCCTGCCGCCCGATGTCATCGACGAGCTCAAGCGCCAGACCCGCGAACTCGCCTTCGCCCTCAAGGTTGGTGGCCTGATGAACGTGCAGTTCGCCTATAAGGACGGCACCATCTATCTCATCGAGGTCAATCCGCGCGCGTCCCGCACCGTGCCTTTCGTCGCCAAGGTCATCGGCGAACCCATCGCCAAGATCGCCTCGCGCATCATGGCCGGCGAGAGCCTGGCCAGCTTCAACCTGGTTGAAAAGAAGCTCAAGCATATCGCCGTCAAGGAAGCCGTCTTCCCGTTCAACCGCTTCCCCGGCGTCGATACGGTGCTCGGCCCGGAAATGAAGTCGACCGGTGAGGTCATCGGCCTCGACACCGATTTCGCGGTCGCCTTCGCCAAATCGCAGATGGGCGCCGGCCAAAAAGTCCCCACCTCTGGCAAGGCCTTCATTTCGGTGCGCGACAGCGACAAGCCCGACATTGTCGATATGGCTCGTCACCTCGTCGAAGCCGGTTTCGAAATCCTCGCCACCGGCGGCACCCAGCGTTATCTGGTTGATAACAATGTCCCGGCCACCAAGATCAATAAAGTGCTCGAAGGCCGCCCGCACATCGTCGACTCCATGAAAAATGGTGGCGTGCAGCTGGTCATCAACACCACCGATGGCCTCAAATCCATCTCCGACAGCCGCGACATCCGCCGCACTGCGCTCCTGGCCAAAATCCCCTATTACACCACCATCGACGGCGCCCTCGCCGCCGTGGAAGGGATCGTGGCGCTCAAGCAGGGCGGTCTGCAGGTCCGCGCCCTCCAGGACTATTTCGCGGCTTAG
- a CDS encoding DMT family transporter, with the protein MSNSAATPSMTLALSSSALLAVSGFLLAFNLALPKLAYTYGFAPLNYLALACFGTAILLWLVAWATGNRPRLDTHTIRYGLVAGLLTVVLPSGILFLAIPHVGAGFVTLTGALPPIFTYALALLLRFEPPNGLRAGGVLAGVAGVAVLGWSKFTLADADPVWIVVTLLVPVIVASANIYRARSWPKGATALSLAPLMLTGASFWLAIITIGGGDLVPAHLASGAPIILALQIAVMTALYIMYFVVQRYAGTVYFSQIGSIAAVFGTILATLWFHEVMPPLLGLSAALLALGVAGVTLGQLLVRHDR; encoded by the coding sequence ATGAGCAATTCGGCTGCAACGCCGTCGATGACGCTTGCTCTGTCATCGTCTGCACTTCTGGCGGTATCCGGCTTTCTGCTGGCATTCAACCTCGCCTTGCCCAAACTGGCCTATACCTATGGCTTCGCCCCTCTGAACTATCTCGCTCTAGCCTGCTTCGGCACCGCTATTCTGCTCTGGCTGGTCGCCTGGGCCACGGGCAATCGGCCGCGCCTTGATACCCACACCATCCGCTACGGGCTGGTCGCCGGTCTGCTGACAGTCGTGTTGCCCTCGGGCATTCTGTTCCTGGCCATCCCCCATGTCGGGGCCGGCTTCGTTACGCTGACGGGTGCCCTGCCTCCCATTTTTACCTACGCCCTGGCCCTTCTGCTGCGGTTTGAACCGCCCAATGGTCTGCGGGCTGGCGGCGTGCTGGCCGGTGTCGCGGGCGTGGCGGTCCTGGGCTGGTCCAAATTCACCCTGGCCGACGCCGACCCGGTCTGGATCGTGGTCACTTTGCTCGTGCCGGTCATTGTGGCCAGCGCCAATATCTACCGGGCCCGCTCCTGGCCGAAGGGAGCAACCGCCTTGTCCCTGGCGCCTCTCATGTTGACCGGCGCCAGCTTTTGGCTGGCCATAATCACCATAGGTGGCGGAGATCTGGTGCCGGCCCACCTGGCGTCCGGCGCCCCCATCATACTGGCGCTGCAGATCGCGGTGATGACGGCGCTCTACATCATGTATTTCGTGGTGCAGCGCTATGCCGGAACGGTCTATTTCAGCCAGATCGGCTCAATTGCCGCCGTTTTCGGCACCATCCTGGCCACACTCTGGTTCCACGAGGTCATGCCACCCCTGCTCGGCCTGTCGGCCGCTCTATTGGCTCTCGGCGTCGCGGGCGTAACGCTTGGCCAATTGCTGGTGCGCCACGACAGATAA
- a CDS encoding methyltransferase: MIKAFFSSGDVIADRRADYARMLAEQGDHAAAAELMDQALELVPDWAAGWDMVGSFHEKSGNVSGAIAAWRRLEALDDDGVFGARLKLAAHDAGPAGEGTAIGYVEALFDQYAPQFEDSLVGKLGYRVPDLLMDLVSEEMERLGLEGFEHALDLGCGTGLMGERVRAKVAHLEGVDISAAMIAETARKGIYDRLQKAELVATLNARRADVDLVTAADVLIYCGALQPVLAALMPALKPGGLVAFSLEAHDGDEALFLRPSLRYAHGIAATREALVAAGLEVLRYETAVLRFDRGAPITGILVVARRPDVVVSAANELAGDGDRAA; this comes from the coding sequence TTGATCAAGGCGTTCTTTTCTTCCGGCGATGTGATCGCCGACCGGCGCGCGGACTATGCCCGCATGCTGGCCGAACAGGGTGACCATGCGGCTGCGGCCGAATTGATGGATCAGGCGCTCGAACTGGTACCGGACTGGGCTGCCGGTTGGGACATGGTGGGTAGCTTTCACGAAAAGAGCGGCAATGTGTCGGGCGCGATCGCGGCCTGGCGGCGGCTGGAAGCGCTGGACGATGACGGTGTTTTCGGCGCACGGCTGAAGCTGGCTGCCCATGATGCGGGACCGGCGGGCGAGGGCACGGCCATTGGCTATGTCGAGGCGCTGTTCGATCAATATGCGCCGCAATTTGAAGACTCGCTGGTGGGTAAGCTGGGCTATCGGGTGCCGGATCTGCTGATGGACCTGGTCAGCGAGGAGATGGAGCGGCTGGGTCTTGAGGGGTTCGAGCACGCGTTGGACCTGGGCTGCGGCACCGGGCTGATGGGCGAGCGGGTGCGCGCCAAGGTGGCGCATCTCGAAGGCGTGGATATTTCGGCGGCCATGATCGCAGAGACAGCGCGCAAGGGCATTTATGACAGGCTGCAAAAGGCCGAGCTGGTGGCCACGCTCAATGCGCGCCGGGCCGATGTGGACCTGGTGACGGCGGCCGATGTGCTGATTTATTGCGGGGCGTTGCAGCCGGTGCTTGCGGCCCTGATGCCCGCCCTTAAGCCGGGCGGGCTGGTGGCCTTTTCGCTGGAAGCGCATGACGGGGACGAAGCTTTGTTCCTCAGGCCCAGCCTGCGTTATGCCCATGGCATTGCCGCGACACGCGAGGCGCTGGTGGCGGCGGGACTCGAGGTGCTGCGATACGAAACGGCGGTGCTGCGCTTTGACCGTGGCGCACCAATCACCGGCATATTGGTGGTGGCGCGGCGGCCGGACGTGGTGGTGAGCGCTGCCAATGAACTGGCCGGCGATGGCGATCGCGCAGCCTGA
- a CDS encoding MarR family winged helix-turn-helix transcriptional regulator, which translates to MAYVTRAERAARQWGLERPDLKSEGMKLVGQIAEAALLIGTHHAPPRLAALGIKTGEFDVLATLRRAGAPFALTPTDLYGATMLSSGGMTARIDSLARQGLVERRAHPTDRRGTLVALTQKGLALIDDLMPAHADNKNRTVSALAPEEREALSRLLAKLIASVDPDSPHYIGGPERLSETGEEDKNA; encoded by the coding sequence ATGGCATATGTGACCCGCGCCGAGCGGGCAGCCCGGCAATGGGGACTGGAGCGGCCCGATCTGAAAAGCGAGGGCATGAAGCTGGTGGGGCAAATCGCCGAGGCTGCCCTGCTTATCGGCACTCATCACGCACCGCCGCGCCTGGCGGCGCTCGGGATCAAGACCGGCGAATTCGACGTGCTGGCCACATTGCGGCGGGCCGGCGCGCCCTTTGCGCTGACCCCTACCGATCTTTATGGCGCCACCATGCTGTCCTCCGGCGGGATGACGGCGCGTATTGATAGCCTGGCCCGGCAGGGCCTGGTGGAGCGACGGGCCCATCCCACCGACCGGCGCGGTACCCTGGTGGCGCTGACGCAAAAGGGGCTGGCGCTCATAGACGATCTGATGCCAGCGCATGCCGACAACAAGAACCGCACTGTCAGTGCCCTGGCGCCCGAGGAGCGCGAAGCCCTGTCGCGATTGCTGGCAAAGCTCATTGCGTCGGTGGACCCGGACTCACCCCATTATATTGGCGGTCCAGAGCGCCTTTCTGAAACCGGTGAAGAGGACAAAAACGCATGA
- the greA gene encoding transcription elongation factor GreA, translating into MSVAFTKEDSAETAAETMLPEKPVPQGPNLVTANGLAALQHQLAEASAAYEDALAIEDINERRRQAANPYRDLRYLNERIRTAQLVPPPESNDIVAFGSRVTFRRDDGRTQTFTIVGEDEADPKSGTISFASTLARALMGKVVGDVAVLGAAEAEIVGIG; encoded by the coding sequence GTGAGTGTTGCTTTTACCAAGGAAGATAGTGCCGAGACGGCGGCTGAAACCATGCTGCCGGAAAAGCCTGTCCCGCAGGGCCCAAACCTGGTGACCGCCAATGGGCTTGCCGCGCTCCAACACCAACTGGCTGAGGCTAGCGCCGCCTATGAAGACGCGCTCGCCATTGAAGACATCAATGAGCGCCGCCGCCAGGCCGCCAATCCCTACCGTGACCTACGCTACCTCAACGAGCGCATCCGCACCGCCCAGCTCGTGCCGCCGCCGGAGAGCAACGACATCGTCGCCTTCGGCTCCCGCGTCACGTTTCGACGCGACGACGGCCGCACCCAGACTTTTACCATTGTGGGCGAAGACGAAGCCGACCCCAAATCCGGCACAATCTCCTTCGCCTCGACGCTGGCGCGGGCGCTGATGGGCAAGGTTGTGGGGGATGTGGCGGTGTTGGGCGCAGCAGAGGCGGAGATTGTGGGGATTGGGTGA